One window from the genome of Epinephelus fuscoguttatus linkage group LG3, E.fuscoguttatus.final_Chr_v1 encodes:
- the LOC125886209 gene encoding P2Y purinoceptor 14-like, protein MNDRAGEELTSSFNQSSVTNQAEVNGLTNCEWNETSALPFLITAYSLVFLVGFFLNGFVIKFYFCRAQQKASSSMMVYLKNLAAADFLLCLCLPIRIIHYASSSFTIRVINCNFGASVLFLNMYASIMFMGYISANRYLKVVQPLGTHIMQTLRAAHIISTVTWVVLLAVTSAFVILSFNTQELLTSAPVRCETLHSGQLTVLFKTVHTCSTTLFLFVLVSMVFFYYSTSRRVSLAQQRQPESSSSTKLVKSRRNILVLVCVFCFCFIPYHLVRLPQVFLGGHCLSSKVFYYLIELTIIMSVLNVCLDPIIYFILCKGFRTQLRLGLVCGTS, encoded by the exons ATGAACGATCGAGCAGGAGAAGAATTGACCTCATCCTTTAACCAGTCATCAGTTACAAACCAGGCAGAGGTCAACGGTTTGACTAACTGTGAATGGAACGAAACTTCAGCCCTGCCCTTCCTTATAACAGCCTACAGTCTTGTGTTTCTG gTGGGTTTCTTCCTCAACGGCTTCGTCATAAAGTTTTACTTCTGCCGAGCTCAGCAGAAGGCGTCCAGCAGCATGATGGTCTACCTGAAAAACTTGGCAGCCGCTGActtcctgctctgcctctgccttCCCATCCGCATCATCCACTACGCCAGCAGCTCTTTCACCATTCGCGTGATTAACTGCAACTTTGGCGCCTCCGTCCTCTTCCTCAATATGTATGCCAGCATCATGTTCATGGGCTACATTTCCGCTAACAG GTATCTGAAGGTCGTCCAACCTTTGGGAACTCACATCATGCAGACGTTGCGGGCCGCTCACATCATTTCCACGGTAACCTGGGTTGTCCTCCTGGCTGTGACGAGCGCCTTCGTTATCCTGTCGTTTAACACCCAGGAACTTTTGACCTCTGCCCCAGTGCGCTGTGAAACCTTACACAGTGGACAGCTCACCGTGCTCTTCAAGACTGTCCACACCTGCTCCACCACCTTGTTCCTGTTTGTCCTAGTCTCCATGGTCTTCTTCTACTACAGCACCTCGCGCAGGGTGTCGCTGGCGCAGCAGAGGCAGCCGGAGTCCTCCAGCTCCACAAAACTTGTAAAGTCACGCAGAAACATATTAGTGCTGGTCTGTGTCTTCTGCTTTTGCTTCATCCCCTACCACCTGGTTCGTCTTCCACAGGTTTTCCTGGGGGGGCACTGTTTGTCAAGCAAAGTGTTCTACTACTTGATAGAGCTGACCATCATCATGTCAGTTCTTAACGTCTGCCTGGACCCAATCATCTACTTCATCCTCTGCAAGGGGTTCAGGACCCAGCTAAGGCTGGGACTGGTGTGTGGAACCTCATAA